In a single window of the Thiohalophilus sp. genome:
- the rimM gene encoding ribosome maturation factor RimM (Essential for efficient processing of 16S rRNA): protein MQQAMQHADDMMVLGHISGLFGIQGWVKVYSHTEPRDNILRYSPWYLSIEGEWRPYPVAQGKQHGKTLIAQLEQCPDRDSAAALVGCKIAVTRQQLPALEEGEYYWRDLLGLRVINLADVDLGQVTNLMETGANDVLVVESQGDGEKHERLIPFIREQVIKNVDIGQGVIRVDWDPDF from the coding sequence CTGCAACAGGCCATGCAACATGCCGATGACATGATGGTGTTGGGGCATATCAGTGGCCTGTTTGGTATCCAGGGTTGGGTGAAGGTCTATTCCCATACCGAACCTCGCGACAACATTCTGCGTTATTCACCCTGGTATCTGTCGATCGAGGGCGAATGGCGGCCCTACCCGGTGGCGCAGGGCAAGCAGCATGGCAAGACCCTGATTGCGCAACTGGAACAGTGTCCGGATCGCGACAGTGCGGCGGCCCTGGTGGGCTGCAAGATCGCCGTCACCCGCCAGCAACTGCCGGCGCTGGAGGAGGGGGAGTATTACTGGCGGGATCTGCTGGGCTTGCGGGTCATTAACCTGGCGGACGTGGATCTGGGCCAGGTCACGAATCTGATGGAAACCGGCGCCAATGATGTGCTGGTGGTCGAGTCGCAAGGCGACGGCGAGAAACACGAACGGTTGATCCCGTTCATCCGGGAACAGGTGATCAAAAACGTGGATATCGGGCAGGGCGTGATACGCGTCGACTGGGATCCGGATTTTTGA
- a CDS encoding FHA domain-containing protein → MSKLTLSFKGSILRVYPVLKGSMLIGRDPGCTIHIDSLAVSPQHARIDTRDQTSVLVNLDSEGGTHVGQNRIDKHLLKDGDVIRIGKHTLAYKYENDPDMASVEQPPEIEEIAPPQPAETKTGHEPRQGWLQILNGQNLGKTLSLNRSMTNLGKPGVATAVITRRNDGYFLSHLEGDHPPQVDNKPLGEHSHKLQDGNTIQIGNIKMQFFLD, encoded by the coding sequence GTGTCCAAGCTGACGCTGTCATTCAAAGGAAGCATTCTGCGTGTCTACCCGGTACTCAAGGGCAGCATGTTGATCGGTCGCGATCCCGGCTGCACCATCCATATCGACAGCCTGGCGGTCTCGCCGCAACATGCGCGCATCGATACCCGGGATCAGACTTCGGTGCTGGTAAATCTCGACAGCGAAGGCGGCACCCACGTCGGGCAGAACAGGATCGACAAGCATCTGCTCAAGGACGGGGATGTGATCCGCATCGGCAAGCACACCCTCGCCTACAAATACGAAAACGATCCCGACATGGCCAGCGTGGAGCAGCCGCCCGAGATTGAGGAGATCGCGCCGCCGCAACCGGCCGAAACCAAAACCGGCCATGAACCGCGTCAGGGCTGGCTGCAGATCCTCAATGGCCAGAATCTGGGCAAGACCCTCAGTCTGAATCGTTCCATGACCAACCTGGGCAAGCCCGGCGTCGCCACGGCGGTCATTACCCGGCGCAACGACGGTTACTTTCTTTCGCACCTGGAAGGCGATCATCCGCCGCAGGTGGACAACAAGCCGCTGGGCGAACACAGCCACAAACTGCAGGACGGCAACACCATCCAGATCGGCAACATCAAGATGCAGTTCTTTCTGGACTGA
- a CDS encoding peptidoglycan DD-metalloendopeptidase family protein: MRITGLKRDASSTRKHPALAVFLLLLSTTVHGQVYKYQDEDGVWHFSDSPPGQNATDATIAADDSPAMQQQVIIHRLGSDEAPVFEVTNTLPAPIELAFSAREMQNMRADPPLPLRKVIASGTREPLTRFEKIDPARPWGYAYASRYVLGDPQAQHRSGKPYLPPYPRQKDFAIGQAFDGERSHRQHPLTRYAVDIPMPAQSDIAAARSGHIVEINTGKLAPVRRQQTHYVRVLHQDGTFGLYAHLDPASIRMLPGTPVDRGQVIGQLAASADGEIPHLHFAVQKNTGMKLESIPFDFTSLEGTPVEPKTDLPLHHPL; encoded by the coding sequence ATGCGAATAACCGGCCTCAAGCGCGATGCCTCATCCACCCGCAAGCATCCCGCTCTGGCGGTATTCCTGCTGCTATTGAGCACGACGGTTCACGGTCAGGTTTACAAGTATCAGGATGAAGACGGCGTCTGGCATTTCAGTGACAGTCCACCGGGGCAAAACGCAACCGATGCGACAATCGCTGCCGATGATTCACCCGCCATGCAACAGCAGGTGATCATTCACCGGCTTGGCAGCGACGAGGCGCCGGTTTTTGAAGTGACCAATACCCTCCCCGCACCCATTGAGCTGGCGTTCTCGGCGCGGGAAATGCAAAACATGCGCGCCGATCCGCCGTTGCCGCTGCGCAAGGTGATTGCCTCCGGGACCCGGGAACCGCTGACGCGGTTCGAGAAGATCGATCCGGCGCGACCCTGGGGTTACGCCTATGCCAGCCGCTATGTCCTCGGCGATCCGCAAGCCCAACATCGAAGCGGCAAACCCTATCTGCCACCCTATCCGCGGCAGAAGGACTTTGCCATCGGCCAGGCCTTCGATGGCGAGCGCAGTCACCGCCAGCACCCCCTGACCCGTTATGCTGTGGACATCCCCATGCCGGCACAAAGCGATATCGCCGCCGCCCGCAGTGGCCACATCGTCGAGATCAACACCGGCAAACTCGCCCCCGTGCGCCGCCAGCAGACTCACTATGTGCGAGTCCTGCATCAGGACGGCACATTCGGCCTGTATGCCCATCTGGATCCCGCCTCGATCAGAATGCTGCCGGGCACGCCGGTCGATCGCGGCCAGGTCATCGGCCAGCTGGCGGCCTCCGCCGACGGGGAAATACCGCACCTGCATTTCGCGGTACAGAAAAACACGGGGATGAAGCTCGAATCGATCCCCTTCGACTTTACCAGTCTGGAAGGGACGCCGGTGGAACCTAAAACGGATTTGCCTCTGCATCATCCGTTGTGA
- a CDS encoding HlyC/CorC family transporter, with product MNELPLGMLIGILIFLLIMSGFFSGSETGLMSLNRYRLRNLSEKQHKGAQLAERLLTRPDRLIGVILLGNNFVNILASAIATLIGIRLFGESGIWIATIALTIVVLIFSEVTPKTLAAFNPERYALPASYLLAPLLKIFYPLVWVITRVSNGLLRLFGVRLDEAGRMTLSSEELRVVVSEAGSMIPQRHQEMLLSILDLEKVSVDDIMVPRNEIAGIDLADDWEEIARQLTESQHTRMPVYEGDIDHVIGMVHLRRAVRLFQQDELNKESFRQIIRDAYFVPEGTPLHTQLINFQHERRRIALVVNEYGDIQGLVTLEDILEEIVGEFTTDPAASSRDIHIQDDGTYLVDGSITIRELNKALEWDLPSEGPKTLNGLILEYLEHIPDPGTSLLIANYPIEIVQTTGNAVKTVHIDPNWKIVPPATGKPGAS from the coding sequence TTGAACGAATTACCCCTTGGTATGCTCATCGGCATACTCATCTTCCTGTTGATCATGTCCGGGTTTTTCTCCGGCTCCGAAACGGGGTTGATGAGCCTCAATCGCTATCGGCTGCGCAACCTCTCGGAGAAACAGCACAAGGGTGCGCAACTGGCCGAACGCCTGCTGACCCGACCCGATCGCCTGATCGGGGTCATTCTGCTGGGCAACAACTTCGTCAATATTCTGGCCTCGGCGATCGCCACGCTGATCGGCATCCGGCTGTTCGGCGAGTCGGGTATCTGGATCGCCACCATCGCCCTGACCATCGTGGTGCTGATCTTTTCCGAAGTCACCCCCAAGACCCTGGCGGCCTTTAACCCGGAACGTTACGCCCTGCCCGCCTCCTATCTGCTGGCACCGCTGCTGAAGATATTTTATCCGCTGGTCTGGGTAATCACGCGCGTATCCAACGGCCTGCTGCGGCTGTTCGGTGTCCGCCTTGATGAAGCCGGCCGCATGACCCTGAGCAGCGAGGAGCTGCGCGTGGTGGTCAGTGAAGCCGGCAGCATGATCCCCCAGCGCCATCAGGAAATGCTGCTGAGCATACTGGATCTGGAGAAGGTCAGTGTCGACGACATCATGGTGCCGCGCAACGAGATCGCCGGGATCGATCTGGCCGACGACTGGGAAGAGATCGCCAGGCAGCTGACCGAAAGCCAGCACACCCGCATGCCGGTCTACGAAGGCGATATCGATCACGTGATCGGCATGGTCCATCTGCGCCGTGCCGTGCGCCTGTTCCAGCAGGACGAGCTGAACAAGGAGAGCTTCCGGCAGATCATTCGCGACGCCTATTTCGTCCCCGAGGGCACGCCCCTGCACACCCAGTTAATCAACTTCCAGCACGAGCGCCGGCGCATCGCCCTGGTGGTCAATGAGTACGGCGACATTCAGGGGCTGGTGACGCTGGAGGATATTCTCGAGGAGATCGTCGGCGAGTTCACCACCGACCCGGCCGCCTCCAGTCGCGATATCCATATTCAGGACGACGGCACGTATCTGGTGGATGGCAGTATCACCATCCGCGAACTCAACAAGGCGCTGGAGTGGGATCTGCCCAGCGAAGGTCCCAAGACCCTCAATGGCCTGATCCTCGAATACCTGGAACATATTCCCGATCCGGGTACCAGTTTGCTGATCGCCAACTACCCCATCGAGATCGTCCAGACCACCGGCAACGCGGTGAAGACTGTGCATATCGATCCCAACTGGAAAATCGTCCCGCCCGCCACGGGGAAACCCGGCGCGAGCTGA
- the rpsP gene encoding 30S ribosomal protein S16 — translation MVTIRLARAGAKKRPFYHIVVTDSRNRRDGSYIERLGFFNPVATGNEVRLNLDSERISHWISKGAQASERVSKLVKEQQKQATAA, via the coding sequence ATGGTAACCATACGTCTGGCACGCGCTGGCGCTAAAAAACGCCCTTTCTACCACATCGTGGTCACGGATTCCCGTAACCGCCGGGACGGTAGCTATATCGAACGCCTGGGGTTCTTCAACCCGGTGGCCACCGGTAACGAGGTGCGTCTGAATCTGGACAGTGAACGCATTTCGCACTGGATCAGCAAGGGCGCCCAGGCCTCTGAACGGGTCAGCAAGCTCGTCAAGGAACAACAGAAACAGGCAACTGCGGCGTAA
- the ffh gene encoding signal recognition particle protein: protein MFDGLSERLGQTVRNLRGVGRLTEENIKDTLREVRMALLEADVALPVVKEFTDHVRDKALGEDVLKSLTPGQALIKIVNDELVALMGAANDGLDLSVTPPAVILLAGLQGSGKTTSAGKLARWLQENQKKSVMLVSTDIYRPAAIDQLQTVAGQVEASFCPSASDEDPVVIAKRALEQAKVQHKDVLIVDTAGRLHIDESMMDEVRRLHEAVHPVETLFVVDSMTGQDAANTARAFHDALPLSGVILTKTDGDARGGAALSIRQITGKPIKFLGTGEKTTALEPFHPDRVASRILGMGDVVSLVEEAQGKIDVAEAEKMAAKLKKGKGFDLEDFLAQFQQMKKMGGVASLMDKLPGMPNVPAGALDAAAGEQQIKRMEAIIRSMTPAERRKPDLIKGSRKRRIAGGSGTQIQDVNRLLKQFTQMQKMMKKMKGGGMAKMMRGLKGGQLPPGLM from the coding sequence ATGTTTGATGGTCTGAGCGAGCGGCTCGGCCAGACGGTGCGCAACCTGCGGGGTGTCGGCCGCCTGACCGAGGAGAATATCAAGGACACCCTGCGCGAGGTGCGCATGGCCCTGCTGGAGGCCGATGTGGCCCTGCCGGTGGTCAAGGAATTTACCGACCACGTGCGTGACAAGGCGCTGGGCGAGGATGTGCTCAAAAGCCTGACCCCCGGCCAGGCGCTGATCAAGATCGTCAACGACGAGCTGGTGGCGCTGATGGGCGCGGCCAACGACGGCCTGGATCTGAGCGTCACGCCGCCGGCGGTGATCCTGCTGGCCGGCCTGCAGGGTTCGGGCAAGACCACCAGCGCCGGCAAGCTGGCCCGCTGGCTGCAGGAGAATCAGAAAAAATCGGTCATGCTGGTCAGTACCGATATCTACCGCCCGGCGGCCATCGATCAGCTGCAGACCGTGGCCGGGCAGGTGGAGGCCAGCTTCTGTCCCAGTGCCAGCGACGAGGACCCGGTGGTCATCGCCAAACGGGCGCTGGAGCAGGCGAAGGTCCAGCACAAGGATGTGCTGATCGTCGATACCGCCGGCCGGCTGCATATCGACGAGAGCATGATGGACGAGGTGCGTCGGCTGCATGAGGCGGTCCATCCGGTGGAGACCCTGTTCGTGGTCGACAGCATGACCGGCCAGGACGCGGCCAATACCGCGCGCGCCTTTCACGACGCGCTGCCGCTGAGCGGGGTGATCCTGACCAAGACCGACGGCGATGCCCGCGGCGGGGCGGCGCTGTCGATTCGCCAGATCACCGGTAAACCGATCAAGTTCCTCGGCACCGGCGAGAAGACCACCGCGCTGGAGCCGTTTCATCCGGATCGGGTCGCCTCGCGCATCCTGGGCATGGGCGATGTGGTCTCGCTGGTCGAGGAGGCACAGGGCAAGATCGATGTGGCCGAGGCCGAGAAGATGGCGGCCAAGCTCAAAAAGGGCAAGGGCTTCGATCTGGAGGACTTTCTCGCCCAGTTCCAGCAGATGAAAAAAATGGGCGGGGTGGCCAGTCTGATGGACAAGCTGCCCGGCATGCCCAATGTGCCTGCGGGGGCGCTGGATGCGGCGGCCGGTGAGCAGCAGATCAAGCGCATGGAGGCGATCATCCGCTCCATGACGCCTGCCGAGCGGCGCAAGCCGGATCTGATCAAGGGCTCGCGCAAGCGGCGCATCGCCGGGGGCTCGGGCACCCAGATCCAGGACGTCAACCGCCTGCTCAAGCAGTTCACCCAGATGCAGAAGATGATGAAAAAAATGAAAGGCGGCGGCATGGCCAAGATGATGCGCGGCCTCAAGGGCGGCCAGCTGCCACCGGGGCTGATGTAA
- the rplS gene encoding 50S ribosomal protein L19, with amino-acid sequence MSNIIDQLDAEQMNKTIPEFGPGDTVVVQVKVKEGTRERLQAYEGVVIARRNRGLNSSFTVRKVSYGEGVERVFQVYSPTLAEIQVKRRGDVRRAKLYYLRERSGKSARIKEKLSR; translated from the coding sequence ATGAGTAACATTATCGATCAGTTAGACGCGGAACAGATGAACAAGACGATCCCGGAGTTCGGTCCCGGCGATACCGTTGTGGTTCAGGTGAAAGTCAAGGAAGGGACCCGCGAACGTCTGCAGGCCTATGAAGGCGTGGTCATCGCCCGGCGTAACCGCGGCCTCAACTCCTCTTTCACCGTGCGCAAGGTCTCCTACGGTGAAGGGGTCGAGCGTGTTTTCCAGGTCTACAGCCCGACCCTGGCCGAAATCCAGGTCAAGCGCCGCGGTGATGTGCGTCGCGCCAAGCTTTATTATCTGCGCGAGCGTTCCGGCAAGTCCGCCCGTATCAAGGAAAAGCTGTCCAGGTAA
- a CDS encoding cytochrome C assembly family protein, with amino-acid sequence MNSLVLNLLLPGVAGILLYLLAGGLLWQRLLGGAEARQAARSRPLLVGLVAVVLHGIMLGQLLWTDAGLDVGFYTIFTLVGWLVALLLLLSAFTRPVESLGIMVLPFTALTVLLRLLSDEHQHLSHTLTPGLEFHILISILAYSLLSIAVVQAILLYFQEAHLHNKQPGGILRALPPLETMETMLFQMIGLGFIVLSISLISGGFYLEDLFAQQLVHKTVLSIIAWILFAILLWGRVQFGWRGRVAIRWTIAAFIALMLAYFGSKFVIELVLNQ; translated from the coding sequence ATGAATTCCCTTGTACTGAATCTGTTACTGCCCGGCGTGGCCGGCATACTCCTGTATCTGCTGGCAGGCGGCCTGTTATGGCAACGTCTGCTCGGCGGCGCCGAGGCCCGGCAGGCAGCCCGTTCCCGCCCGTTACTGGTCGGTCTGGTGGCAGTGGTGCTGCACGGCATTATGCTCGGGCAACTGTTGTGGACCGATGCCGGCCTGGATGTCGGCTTCTACACTATTTTCACCCTGGTAGGCTGGCTGGTGGCACTGTTGCTGCTGCTGTCGGCGTTCACCCGCCCCGTCGAATCGCTCGGTATCATGGTCCTGCCGTTTACCGCCCTGACCGTGCTGTTGCGTCTGCTCAGCGATGAGCATCAGCACCTCTCCCATACGCTGACCCCCGGCCTGGAATTTCACATCCTGATCTCGATTCTGGCCTACAGCCTGCTGAGTATCGCCGTGGTGCAGGCCATCCTGTTGTATTTCCAGGAAGCGCATCTGCACAACAAACAGCCGGGCGGTATCCTGCGCGCACTGCCGCCGCTGGAAACCATGGAGACCATGCTGTTCCAGATGATCGGGCTGGGCTTTATCGTGTTGAGCATTTCGCTGATCAGCGGCGGCTTCTATCTGGAGGATCTGTTCGCCCAGCAGCTGGTACACAAAACCGTGCTGTCGATCATCGCCTGGATACTGTTTGCCATCCTGCTCTGGGGACGTGTCCAGTTCGGCTGGCGCGGACGGGTGGCCATTCGCTGGACTATTGCCGCCTTTATTGCCCTGATGCTGGCCTATTTCGGCAGCAAGTTTGTCATCGAACTGGTACTTAACCAATAG
- a CDS encoding 3',5'-cyclic-nucleotide phosphodiesterase, whose amino-acid sequence MELQVLGCSGGVGDGLRTTTMMVDQAILIDAGTGVGDLTLEQMSGLRHIFLTHSHLDHIASIPLLVDSVFEHLHEPITIHALDETLDALRTHIFNNVIWPDFAALPHPDRPVLRYQPMQPGETRQLGEIQFEMVPVNHAVPGVGYIVRNSRQVFAFSGDTTTNDTFWARLNQLDRLDMLIVEAAFPDRDIDICRRAGHYCPSLLAADIAKLQHRPEIYISHNKPGDEDEIFDECRRAITTCHLNRLSAGSRFTL is encoded by the coding sequence ATGGAGTTGCAGGTTTTAGGTTGCAGCGGCGGCGTTGGCGACGGCTTGCGCACCACCACCATGATGGTGGATCAGGCTATTCTGATCGATGCCGGTACCGGTGTGGGCGACCTGACCCTGGAGCAGATGAGCGGTCTGCGCCATATCTTCCTCACCCATTCGCACCTGGATCATATCGCCAGCATTCCCCTGCTGGTCGACAGTGTTTTCGAGCATCTGCATGAACCGATCACCATCCACGCCCTGGATGAGACCCTCGATGCCCTGCGCACGCACATTTTCAACAACGTGATCTGGCCCGACTTCGCGGCGCTGCCGCATCCCGATCGCCCGGTGCTGCGTTATCAGCCGATGCAGCCGGGTGAAACCCGGCAACTGGGGGAGATTCAGTTTGAGATGGTGCCGGTCAATCACGCGGTGCCCGGGGTCGGCTATATCGTGCGTAACAGCCGGCAGGTGTTCGCCTTCAGTGGCGATACCACCACCAACGACACCTTCTGGGCACGGCTCAACCAGCTGGACCGCCTGGATATGCTGATCGTCGAGGCGGCCTTCCCGGACCGCGATATCGACATCTGCCGCCGCGCCGGCCATTACTGCCCCTCGCTGCTGGCGGCGGACATTGCCAAGCTGCAGCACCGGCCCGAGATATACATCTCCCACAACAAGCCGGGCGACGAGGACGAGATTTTCGACGAATGTCGCCGCGCCATCACCACCTGTCACCTCAATCGCCTCTCGGCGGGTAGTCGTTTCACGTTATAA
- the radA gene encoding DNA repair protein RadA gives MAKSKIVYSCTECGSQAPKWAGQCGDCGAWNTLVEVTAVGSGSRGARFTGFTGEASGQRVQRLAEVGAEDVSRVATGIGEFDRVLGSGLVPGSVVLLGGDPGIGKSTLLLQTVVSLAEQLAPLYITGEESLQQVGLRAQRLGLAAGELRLLAETRIEDILAIAQQEQPRVLVIDSIQTVYTDEVTSAPGSVSQVRESAAQLVRYAKQTGTALFLVGHVTKEGNLAGPRVLEHMVDTVLYFEGDSSSRYRLVRAMKNRFGAVNELGVFAMTDKGLREVNNPSAIFLSRHDEAVPGSVILVTLEGSRPLLVEVQALVDDSQLSNPRRVTTGLEHNRLAMLLAVLHRHAGVVCADQDVFANVVGGVRVTETAADLAVILAVVSSLRNKTLPQDLVVFGEIGLAGEIRPVPNGQDRLNEAAKHGFKRAVVPKGNAPRKPIDGLQITAVSRLEELLDLF, from the coding sequence ATGGCCAAGAGCAAGATCGTCTATTCCTGCACCGAATGCGGCAGCCAGGCACCGAAATGGGCCGGGCAGTGCGGCGACTGCGGGGCGTGGAACACCCTGGTGGAGGTGACCGCGGTGGGCAGCGGCAGTCGCGGCGCACGCTTTACCGGCTTTACCGGCGAGGCGAGCGGCCAGCGGGTGCAGCGGCTGGCCGAGGTGGGCGCCGAGGATGTGAGCCGGGTGGCCACGGGGATCGGCGAGTTCGATCGGGTGCTGGGTAGCGGGCTGGTGCCCGGCTCGGTGGTGTTACTGGGCGGCGATCCCGGTATCGGCAAATCGACGCTGTTGTTGCAGACCGTGGTCAGTCTCGCCGAGCAGCTCGCGCCCCTGTACATCACCGGCGAAGAATCGCTGCAGCAGGTCGGTCTGCGCGCGCAGCGGCTGGGGCTGGCGGCCGGCGAGCTGCGTCTGCTGGCGGAGACCCGCATCGAGGATATTCTGGCCATCGCCCAGCAGGAGCAACCGCGGGTGCTGGTGATCGATTCCATTCAGACGGTCTATACCGACGAGGTGACCTCGGCGCCCGGCTCGGTGAGCCAGGTGCGCGAGTCGGCGGCGCAACTGGTGCGCTATGCCAAGCAGACCGGCACTGCGCTGTTTCTGGTCGGGCACGTGACCAAGGAGGGCAACCTGGCCGGGCCGCGGGTGCTGGAGCACATGGTCGACACGGTGCTTTATTTCGAGGGCGATTCCAGCAGCCGCTATCGGCTGGTGCGGGCGATGAAAAACCGCTTCGGCGCGGTCAACGAGCTGGGCGTGTTCGCCATGACCGATAAGGGATTGCGCGAGGTGAACAACCCTTCGGCGATCTTTTTGTCCCGCCACGACGAGGCGGTGCCCGGCAGTGTCATCCTGGTCACGCTCGAAGGCAGCCGCCCGTTGCTGGTGGAAGTGCAGGCGCTGGTCGATGACAGTCAGTTAAGTAATCCACGCCGGGTGACCACCGGGCTGGAACACAACCGCCTGGCCATGCTGCTGGCGGTGCTGCATCGTCACGCCGGCGTGGTGTGCGCCGATCAGGATGTGTTCGCCAACGTGGTCGGCGGCGTGCGGGTCACCGAGACCGCCGCCGACCTGGCGGTGATCCTGGCGGTGGTGTCGAGCCTGCGCAACAAGACTCTGCCGCAGGATCTGGTGGTGTTCGGCGAAATCGGCCTGGCCGGCGAAATCCGCCCGGTGCCCAACGGCCAGGACCGCTTGAACGAGGCGGCCAAACACGGCTTCAAACGTGCCGTCGTCCCCAAAGGCAACGCCCCGCGCAAACCCATCGACGGCCTGCAGATCACCGCGGTCAGTCGCCTCGAAGAACTGTTGGATCTCTTTTAA
- a CDS encoding PilZ domain-containing protein — MTDSSERRHFTRIPFDGEVQLIDPADHRQWQTDVLDISLRGALIKRPANWTADPARMFILQLPLGNEVQLAFNVRVVHTDSEQLGLHFEQMDLDSASHLHRLLELNLGDPALLERELAELLESD, encoded by the coding sequence ATGACCGACTCCTCCGAGCGGCGGCACTTTACCCGGATTCCCTTCGACGGCGAGGTGCAGCTGATCGATCCCGCCGACCACCGGCAGTGGCAAACCGACGTGCTCGACATCAGCCTGCGCGGCGCCCTGATTAAACGGCCCGCCAACTGGACGGCGGATCCCGCACGAATGTTTATTCTGCAACTGCCGCTGGGCAACGAAGTCCAACTGGCTTTCAACGTCCGGGTTGTCCACACCGACAGCGAACAGCTCGGTCTCCACTTCGAGCAGATGGATCTGGACAGCGCCAGTCACCTGCACCGCCTGCTCGAACTCAACCTCGGCGACCCCGCCCTGCTCGAACGCGAACTGGCCGAACTGCTCGAGTCTGATTAA
- the trmD gene encoding tRNA (guanosine(37)-N1)-methyltransferase TrmD, with protein MRFDFVTLFPEMFSAVIGSGITGRALSRGLVEVGFYNPRDYTADRYQTVDDRPYGGGPGMVMMVEPLRDAIRDARGSSDSAGRVIYLSPQGRKLDQAGLEQLSRHSHLILVCGRYEGIDERLIDAEVDEEWSIGDYVLSGGELAAMVMMDGITRLLPDALGHEDSAQQDSFSDGLLDFPQFTRPETIEGRQVPPVLLSGDHRAIERWRLKQALGRTWLRRPDLLETLELDEDKQTLLAEFIHEQDIE; from the coding sequence ATGCGCTTTGATTTCGTCACCCTGTTTCCGGAGATGTTCAGCGCGGTCATCGGGTCCGGAATTACCGGCCGGGCGCTGAGTCGCGGTCTGGTCGAAGTCGGGTTTTATAATCCGCGCGACTATACCGCGGACCGTTACCAGACCGTGGACGATCGGCCCTACGGCGGCGGCCCCGGGATGGTAATGATGGTCGAGCCACTGCGTGATGCGATTCGTGATGCACGTGGCAGCAGCGACAGCGCGGGACGGGTAATCTACCTGTCGCCGCAGGGGCGCAAACTGGATCAGGCCGGGCTCGAACAGTTATCGCGCCACTCGCATCTGATACTGGTGTGCGGCCGCTACGAAGGGATCGACGAGCGGTTGATTGATGCCGAGGTCGACGAGGAGTGGTCCATCGGCGATTACGTGCTGAGCGGCGGCGAACTGGCGGCCATGGTGATGATGGACGGGATCACCCGGTTATTGCCCGACGCGCTGGGCCACGAAGACTCGGCGCAACAGGATTCTTTTTCGGACGGATTGCTGGATTTTCCGCAGTTCACCCGGCCGGAGACGATAGAAGGCAGGCAAGTCCCGCCGGTATTACTCAGTGGCGATCACAGGGCCATCGAGCGCTGGCGGCTCAAACAGGCGCTGGGTCGAACCTGGCTGCGACGTCCCGATTTACTCGAGACGCTCGAACTGGATGAGGACAAACAGACTTTGCTCGCGGAATTTATCCACGAGCAGGATATTGAATAA
- a CDS encoding PDC sensor domain-containing protein, with protein MSAFKDRIAHQKKQLASLAAEPLSALAVEAAAVWEDPSQLDQVLLRGLGQLPHCHMLYAIDTHNILISANVENDQLDTQWRGLDLTGRPYLNRTLPWQGFTLSGVYTSRHSLRPCITAIQAVRDGDAVLGFIAADYNVDDLHSQRRNPPASAGWSQYKGDPAIRGTVFQQQRTISAMDKVLDEVMNSIADMLRHHGIFHVKIHFSSSRASFWSLDDPYDYNIHMLDEIVDPERCLAYPRRPAHERTQVSFGDIGRVLDQFKALRHADETIYLRSASFNVINGMVGLTFSCDGSHYIHFQQFLDMDTRFWFGETAEAV; from the coding sequence ATGTCAGCCTTCAAGGATCGCATCGCCCATCAAAAAAAGCAGCTGGCCAGCCTCGCCGCCGAGCCGCTGTCCGCCCTCGCCGTCGAGGCGGCCGCCGTCTGGGAAGATCCATCTCAATTGGATCAGGTACTGCTGCGCGGCCTCGGCCAACTGCCCCACTGCCACATGCTCTACGCCATCGACACCCATAACATTTTGATCTCCGCCAACGTGGAGAACGACCAGCTCGATACCCAGTGGCGTGGCCTGGATCTCACCGGCCGGCCCTATTTAAACCGAACCCTGCCCTGGCAGGGCTTTACCCTGTCGGGCGTCTATACCAGCCGCCACAGCCTGCGTCCCTGCATCACCGCCATCCAGGCCGTGCGCGACGGTGACGCGGTCCTCGGCTTCATCGCCGCCGACTACAACGTCGACGATTTACACAGTCAGCGCCGCAATCCACCGGCCTCGGCCGGCTGGAGCCAGTACAAGGGCGACCCGGCGATCCGCGGCACCGTGTTCCAGCAACAGCGCACCATCAGCGCCATGGACAAGGTACTCGACGAAGTAATGAACAGCATCGCCGACATGCTGCGCCACCACGGCATCTTTCATGTCAAGATTCATTTCTCCAGCTCCCGCGCCTCTTTCTGGTCGCTGGACGATCCCTACGACTACAACATCCACATGCTGGATGAGATCGTCGATCCCGAACGCTGCCTCGCCTACCCGCGCCGCCCCGCGCACGAACGTACCCAGGTCAGCTTTGGTGACATCGGCCGCGTGCTGGATCAGTTCAAGGCCCTGCGTCACGCGGACGAAACCATCTACCTGCGATCCGCCTCCTTCAACGTCATCAACGGCATGGTCGGCCTCACCTTCTCCTGCGACGGCTCGCACTACATCCACTTCCAGCAGTTTCTGGACATGGACACCAGGTTCTGGTTCGGGGAAACGGCCGAAGCCGTTTGA